The genomic interval CAGTGATCATCTCTGCTGCTGGTCATTGTGATGACATTACCGCAGTTGTAGAACCTGTTTTACGCAAAAGCGGTGGTGCTATTTATTATATCAACCTTTCAGGAGATCGTTATAAATTAGGTGGGTCATCATTTGCACAGATCTTAAATAAAATTGGTACTGAAACTCCTGATGTTTTAGATGCAGGACAGTTTAAAACTACTTTTAATACTTTACAGGAATTAGTTAAAGCCGGGAAAATACAAGCTGGACATGATATAGGCAGTGGTGGTTTAATTACGACCCTTTTAGAATTATGTTTTGCAGACCGTAACCTGGGGGCAAACCTTGATCTTTCTGCTTTAGGAGATCAGGATATTATTGAAACACTTTTTGCGGAGAACATCGGTATCGTATTCCAGGCTGATGCAAGTGCTGAAGCTGTTCTGAATGCGAATGGTGTAGTTTATCATCAAATTGGTACGGTGAGTGAAACAGCTCAGTTAACGGTTAAAAATGCTGCTGGTAACTGGAGCTTTGATATTGATCATTTACGTGATGTATGGTTTAAAACTTCTTACCTGCTTGATCAGAAACAAAGCGGGCCGGTTAAAGCTAAAGAACGTTTTGATAACTATAAAAATCATGTATTAAACTATAGTTTTCCATTAAATTTTGATGGAAAGAAACCAGTTATTGATGCTGCTAAACCAAGACCTAAAGCTGCTGTTCTTCGTGAAAAAGGAAGTAACTCAGAAAGAGAATTGGCGAATGCAATGTATTTAGCTGGTTTTGATGTGAAAGATGTACACATGACTGATTTAATTTCAGGCAGAGAAACCCTGGAAGATATTCAGTTTATAGGTGCAGTTGGTGGATTCTCCAACTCCGATGTTTTAGGATCGGCTAAAGGCTGGGCAGGGGCGTTCTTATACAATGAGAAGGCTAAAAATGCGCTGACTAATTTCTTTAAACGTGAGGATACCTTATCAGTTGGTGTTTGTAACGGTTGCCAGTTGTTTGTAGAGCTGGGGCTGATTAACGAAGACCATGAAGAAAAACCTAAAATGTTACACAATGATAGTGCTAAACATGAGAGCATTTTTACTTCATTGACTATACAGGAAAACAATTCAGTAATGCTTTCCACTTTAGCAGGAAGCACTTTAGGGGTGTGGGTTTCACATGGTGAAGGTAAATTCCATTTGCCATATGCAGAAGATCAGTATAATATCGTATCAAAATATGCTTATGAAACTTATCCGGCTAATCCTAACGGATCTGATTACAACACAGCAATGCTGAGTGATCAAACAGGAAGACACCTGGTGATGATGCCGCATATTGAGCGTTCATTGTTCCAATGGCATTGGGCTAACTATCCTGAAGGACGTAAAGACGAAGTTTCTCCATGGATAGAGGCGTTTGTAAATGCCAGGAAATGGATTGATAAATTAGCAAAACAGACTTTTTAAAATAGCTGGAACCTTGCAGATAAGCAAGTTCTTTATCATGGCCTGATGTACTATCTTTGTATAGTATATCAGGCCATATTTATGTCAGGAGGTTTTATGAAAAAGGGTTTATTAATATTGCTGCTGTTATTTACTTACCGCGTGTATGCACAGGATGTTGTGTATGAAGTGAAAATTGGTACAGCGAGTAAGTATAAGAAAGATCCTACGCCCAGATTGGCCATGTATCTCGCATTTGATCTGCTTTTTCCTGACCGTTATCTGCCATTACAACTTTTTAAGCTTACAGGTGTTAAAAAGATGAAGGTAGAAAATACAGCTGATCCGGCTAAAAGCTTTGCGCTTGTATTTAACCGAAGAGGGCAGTGGACGGCTATGCAAACTCCAGCTGATACTTTATGGGTAACCTATAAAGACGGTGCACCTGATGAATTTATAAACCGTTCAGGGAGCATTAATAAATTTCAATATTCAGGGGACACGGTAATTTCATTGCATAACCACAAGACAGACCGCTATATCCGTAAAGGCAGGATTTTTCATAAAGTGAATAAGCATGCTGATAAATTATCGCAACCGATAACCATTTATTCTAATACGAACTGGGATTTGCCTTTGACCATCCATTATAAACAGCATCCGGATGATGATGAAATGAATATCATGACAGAAAATTTCTTTAATGACGGAAAAGGAAATTTGATTTTGGACAAGACAATTTATAGCAACAGATCACACCTGGTCTTTAAAATGGAGAATGGATTACCGGTCACTCTGAGCACCTTCAAACAGCTCATATTTGGTAATGAAAAATCAGTAAAAGAGTCGGACGTGAAGCCAGATTTGCTTAATTTCAGCTACGAATATTTTGAAAAAGAAAAAAAAACAAAATAAAATATCGTCCTTTTGAGAGCTAAAGTTTTCACTCCGTATCCAGCAGCCAGATTTACTGCCCTGATTGTCTGAAATTACGGGTTCAAACCCCGGAAAACAAACTTGTCTCAACTTTATAAATATGGGAAGAAATCAAGCTTTATGTTTGCTGACACGCCTTTTTTTATGGCTTAATAATTCTTGCATGTACTCAATTATTGTCATGAAATCAGGAAGAAATTTTGCGTCTTTTTTGCAGCTTAAAATCAGCTGAATTAACCCTTGTTTTTTCTTGTTTTTTGATGTCCAAATTCGGCCCGTTGTAGCTCCATATCCGCCACAGGGGCTAAAAACCGATAAATTTTGCTTACCTTTGCCTCGGTTTTAGTTTAAACGTCCGCTGTTAAAGACGCCATCTGAGCGTTAAATTCTAGAAAGAAACAGCACAATTTCTGTTTAAATATTCAGGGAATTTACTCCCTGAGCATTTGTTAATTAATGTTTTATTTAAAGCATTTTATGATATGCGGCAATTAAGCCGGCGTATATAAACTTTATTTATGAAAATAAAATTACAGCATATATTCAGCTGTATAGTATTTATCGTTATTTTACCTTTAACACTAATAGCGCAAGACTCTGCATCAATAAAAAAAGATACTACAGCAACTCCCTTAAAAAAGGAGACCATAATAATTCCTGCACGTCCGGATAAACCAGTACTGAAAATCGGGGGCGCATTAAGATTCAACTATAATCTATCCTCCTGGAAAAAGGAACAAGTTAAAAGAGGCGGTGATTTTGGCCTCGACATGTTTCGTATCAATGCAGCTGTTGCTTACAAGAAACTGGACTTTCACGCAGAATACCGCTTTTACTCCAAAGATTTTGGAGGGAGCTTTTTGAAAGAAGGTTATGTAAGATACCTTTTCAATGACAGTACACATATGGATATCGGGCTTGTTCAGAATCCATTTGGAAATACAACTTATAACTCTCATAACTGGTTCTTTAACCTTCCGTATTATGTCGGTTTTGAAGATAAGTTCTCGATGGGTATTAACTTCCATCAGCGCAGAAACCGTTGGGTTTATGACGTTGCCTTCTTTAAAAATGCAATGGAGCTGAACTTCGGAGATCAATCAGGAACAGATCCATCCCGTTATTCTTATGACGTTGCCGGCAGAAACAAAGAAGTTAACCAGGGTAATATCAAGACGGAGTATTTGCTGGCCGAAGACAAGAAAATCGGAATTTCCGGTATGATTGGTGGTGTATACAATATTCCTACGGGTAGAATGGGAGCCAGGTGGGCTGCTGCGTTACACACAGACCTAACGTTTGGTCGGCTTAATGTGAAGCTGCAATCCATGTACTATCAATATAATCTGTCGGATTCATCTCAGTACAAAAATAGAGTACAACTAGCAGCTTATGGATCATCATACGATGTCGCCCGTAAAGCTTACCTGCATACTGCGTCATTCGCTTATACACAGCCTGTAAAATTGGGCCCGGTAGAGTCGCTTGTTTTTTATGAGAACTACTCTTATATGAATAAACCACAAGCCGGATTTAAAGATACACAGATGAATGTACTCGGTTGTATGATCAATGCAGGAAACCTCGTGACCTATGTAGATTGGGCCGCAGGAAAAAATCAGCCCTGGTTAGGGCCGGATTGGCAAAATGGATTATCATCAGGTAATCCGGACTCTCAATGGAGCAGCCGGTTCAACATTAATATCGGTTATTATTTTTAACATAAAACGTCTATACCATGTCTAAACTTAAAATAGAAGACCTTACACTCATATTCGGTAAAGAAAAAGAGGAGGCACTCACCTTATTAAAACAAGGAAAAACCAAAGCAGAAATCCTGAAAAAAACAGGATGTACCGTTGCGGTGAAAAATGCCAGTTTTAATATAGAAAAAGGCGAATTTTTTGTAATTATGGGCTTATCAGGCAGTGGTAAGTCTAGTTTGCTCAGATGTTTTAACAGATTAATTGAGCCCACTTCGGGTAGCGTCATTTTGAATGATGTCAATATTACCAGTCTTGGAGATAAGGAATTACAGAACGTCCGTAAAAAAGAGATGGCCATGGTTTTCCAGAATTTTGGCCTGTTACCACACCGTACTGTATTGGAAAATGTAGCCTTTGGCCTGGAATTACAGGATATCCCAAAAGAACAACGGGAAGCAAAAGCTCAGGAAGTTGTGGAGATGGTGAGTCTGAAAGGCTATGAAAATCAGAATACTTCAGAGCTTTCAGGCGGGATGCAGCAACGTGTGGGTTTAGCCCGCGCTTTGGCGAATGATCCTGAAATCCTGTTAATGGATGAAGCTTTCTCAGCACTGGATCCGCTGATCCGTACACAAATGCAGGATGAGCTGATTGACTTGCAGGAAAAAATGCATAAAACAATTGTTTTTATTACGCATGATCTTGACGAAGCAATCCGCCTTGGAGACCGTATTGCCATTATGAAAGATGGTGAAGTGATCCAGATTGGTACTCCTGAAGATATTTTAACCAATCCGGCAGATGAATATGTGTCTTCTTTTGTAGAAAAAGTGGACCGGAAATCAATTATTACTGCGGCCAGTCTGATGTTTGAAAAGCCTACTGTAGCAATTTTCAAAAAAGATGGGGTAGAAGGTAGTTTAAGAAAGATGCGTTCTTCGGGATTAACATCGCTGCCAGCAGTTTCTGTAGATAAACATTTCCTTGGTTTCGTTTATCTGAAAGATATTCTGGAACTCAAAGCCAAAGGGCACCAAACTATAGAAATGGCTATCGTCAAAGATGTACCGGTGGCTTACCCGGAAACTACAGTGGAACAAATGCTTCCATTTATTGCAGAAAACGGAAGAGCAGTACCAATTATTGACAGAGAGACCAATAAACTGCTTGGAATCGTTGCACAAACGTCTCTTTTGATAGAGACTACAGGAACTTCCTGGGAAAATGTGAATGGAAACTCAATTGATAACTTACAAAACGAAGTAATATAATATGATACATATAGGACCTTATATAGAAGAATTTATAAACTGGCTTACCAGCAATTTTGGAGCATTATTTAATATCATCAAGATCATTGTGATCTCAGTAGTGGACTCCGTGGAATGGGTATTGATGTTCCCTCCATTTTATGTGATCATTTTACTGGTCGCCTTCCTGGCCTGGAAACGTACCGGTTTAGGCGTAACGATATTTACTATTTTAGGCTTAACGCTGATCTGGGCAATGGGCTACTGGGGACAAACGATGGCTACATTGGCGCTGATTCTGTCTGCTGCTTTTATTGCACTTTTAATGGGTGTACCTATGGGAATATGGGCTGCTAAAAACCCTCTGGCAGGGAAAATTATGAGACCCATACTCGATTTAATGCAAACCATGCCCGCATTTGTGTACCTGATCCCGGCAGTATTATTTTTTGGTTTAGGGAAGGTGCCCGGGGCATTTGCGACTATTATCTTTGCAATGCCGCCTGCGGTTCGTTTAACTACTCTGGGGATCAGTCAGGTACCTAAAGAAATTGTAGAGGCAACCCGTTCATTCGGTGCTACACCAGGACAATTGCTTTTTAAAGTAGAATTGCCTTTGGCATTGCCTACTATACTTGCAGGAGTAAATCAAACGATTATGATGGCACTTTCTATGGTAGTTATTTCAGCAATGATTGCAGCCGGAGGATTGGGCGAAGTGGTATTGAAAGGGATTACCCAGCTGAAAATAGGATTAGGATTTGAAGGTGGTATCGCTGTGGTAATCCTGGCAATTATCCTGGATCGTATTACACAATCTTTCGGAAACACCAAAAAGAAAAATATGGCCTAAGCTGCAAGCTCAGGTTTCAAAACGCAATAAAAATTGATAAATGATATTCAGTAAAAAAAATAAATCTATTCAAATGAAGAAAGTAATCAGCGGATTATTAATAGCACTGACAGCGACTGCACTTTACTCTTGTGGAGGTCGCGCTGCGAACAATAAAAAAGTAACCATTGGCTATGTAAACTGGGCAGAAGGCGTTGCCATGACTCAGTTATCAAAAGTATTACTGGAAAAAGAAGGTTATACTGTAGAACTGAAGAATGCCGATGTTGCACCAATTTTTGCAGCAGTAGCAGGTGGGGATGCAGATATCTTTATGGATGCCTGGATGCCGGTTACGCACAAAGAATACATGGATAAGTTTGGTGCAAAATTAGAAGTTTTGGGTACAAACTATGCAAATGCACGTATTGGTTTAGTGGTTCCTGATTATGTAAAAGTAAACAGTATTGAAGAATTGAATGCAAATGCTGCACTTTTTGAGGGTAAAATTACTGGAATCGATGCTGGTGCAGGCATCATGAATAAAGCTGAACTGGCCATTAAAGACTATAAATTAAAACTGGAATTGCAGTCTGCAAGTGAAGCAGCAATGCTGGCGATCTTAAAGAAAAGTATTGATGCTAAAAAACCAGTAGTGATTACAGGCTGGTCACCGCATTATATTTTCAGTACTTATAAATTGAAATTCCTGGCTGATCCTAAAGGTGTTTTCGGAAAGGTTGAAACCCTGCAAACTGTTGCCAATAAAGACTTTGTGAAATTAAACCCACAGGTGACATCATTTTTTAGAAACTTTCAGCTAGACGATGCGCAATTAGGTTCATTAATGGCTGCACTTAATGGTGCTGACGATGAAAAAGCAGCAGTTGAAAAATGGCTGGCCGCTAACACGGAATTTGCTGTTAGAATGAGCTCTTTTTTAAAGACTGAATCTGTAAAATAGTAAAAAAATGGCTGCTTGTAATCGGTGCCATTACTAACAAAAGGCTATATGTCCCTATAATAGAAGGATATATAGCCTTTTTCTGTTTTATGCGTCTTTCAACGCCTGAATATCGAGCTTATCCATTTTCAGCATTGCGTTCATCACTCTGGCAGTTTTTTCAGGATCATTATGATGTAACAATCTGCTTAAATCAGCAGGTACAATTTGCCATGATAGGCCAAACTTATCTTTAAGCCAGCCACATCTTGATTTTTCTCCCCCTGCTGATAACTTTTCCCAGAACTCATCTATTTCTTCTTGCGAATGACAGTTCACGAAGAGCGAAATTGCCGGCGTGAAAGAAAACATAGGGCCTCCGTTCATTCCCAGGAAATCTTGTCCGTCCAGATGAAAAGAAGCAGACATGACTGAACCCTTTGGCATAGGACCGCCCTCCCCATGATAAGAAATGTTTTGAATTACTGAATTTTTAAAGATGGAAGTGTAGAAATGAATTGCCTCTTCCAGGTTGTTGTCGAACCATAAAAATGGGGTTATTTTTTTCATACGTAATATATTTGGTGGTTAATTATTCTTAATTTAATTACTCCTACATTAGGAAAAGCAGTAGTTAAGCCCGTTTAAAGTTTAAATATACCTTGGTAATTTGATTAAATGAAGGGGGAAAAGAGACATTTAATGGGTGAAATCGTGCCTTTAAGCCTAAACCAATAACCACAATTATGAAACGTATTTTGATCCTTTTTGCTTGCTCAGCTTTCGGAACTTGTTTATTTGCGCAGAAAAAACCAGTTAAAACCCCGGGTAATCCGATTTTTCAAGGCTGGTATGCAGATCCTGAAGCCGCAGTTTTTGGTGATAAATTCTGGGTATATCCAACTTATTCCGCTAAATATGAAGAACAAGTATTTATGGATGCTTTTTCTTCATCAGATCTGGTTACCTGGAAAAAACATGGCCATGTACTGGATACTGCCAATTTTAAATGGGCAAAAAAAGCAGTGTGGGCACCTTCCATTACTAAAAAAGGCGACCAATATTATCTGTTTTTTGGTGCAAATGATATACAAAGTGATCAGGAAACAGGAGGAATCGGGATCGGCGTAGCTGATAAACCCGAGGGCCCTTTTAAAGATTATCTCGGAAAACCGTTAATTGATAAATTTTATAATGGTGCCCAGCCGATAGATCAGTTTATATTTAAAGATAAAGACGGTCAGTATTATTTGATATATGGCGGATGGGGACACTGTAATATCGGAAAAATGAAACCTGATTTTACCGGGTTCATCCCATTTGAAGACGGCAAATTATTCAAAGAAATTACCCCTCAGGGTTATGTAGAAGGCCCTTATATGTTTATCAGGAATGGAAAATATTACTTCATGTGGTCAGAAGGCGGATGGACAGGCCCTGATTATTCTGTGGCTTATGCAGTAGCCGATTCACCAATGGGGCCATTTAAAAGAGTAGATAAAATACTCAAACAAGACCCGAAAGTTGCCACTGGTGCAGGTCATCATTCTATTATCAAACACCCGCAAACTGATGATTATTATATCGTTTACCACAGAAGACCTTTAAATGAAAGCAATGGAAATCACCGGGTAACCTGTATCGATAAAATGGAGTTTGATACTAACGGATTGATTAAACCGGTACAGATCACGTTTGAAGGCGTAAAAAGTAATCCAATCAAATGATAGAATTGAGCTGATGGCGTGAATGAGGATTATTTCTTTAATTTGTTACAATTAAAGCCTGATAAAGACGTTTTGTTCGTATTTTAATAATAAAACTGAACAATTTCATAATTACACTTCCGGACTGGTTTTTGTAAACCATAAAAGCATACAATAATGGCCTGATTGATTTAAATCCTATTTAATAGCAATAGGGTGATGATAATAAGAGAAAAAACAACTAAGTTGTACATCCCTTATCGATTGGGATTATATACTGATTTTTGCTAAGAATTTTAAATACGCTGCTACACAAATGAATGAATTAACCGGGTCTTCTAAACAAACTTTGAATTTATTAAGTGCTGTTACAGGAGCTGTTTATGTACTGTTGAATAAATATCAGGCCTATCTGAACGATGTCGTTAAGATTGAACTGGGCATTCAGGAAAACGGGCAGGACGGAAAAATAAAAAAAGCAATAGAATTTGAACAGCTATTGGATGGTTCGTTGACTTTCAATTCCTTAAGTGATCGGATATCCAACAGTATCAATGCCCTGAACAGCAATCCGGCTGATGACTTTTTATTACTGATTATCTGGAAGAGTGACGATCAGGCCAATGAATATAAATGTATCATTCGTATAGAAGATGGTGATGTGGCTGGCTCAGTATTCAGCTGTAAAGACACTGCATTTTACGCTGCCGTTTTTAAACAAGCACACAACCACTTTCTGAATGTATTACAACAAGTAGCGGAAAATCCGGCGATACAAATCTCCAAACTCTCCTTTATGGACGAACAGGAGCTGGAACAGCTGACCATTTTTAACACCGGCCTGATTGATAATGCAGTTGCAACGCCAGAATTATTACACTCTATATTTGAACGTACTGCGTTAACTTTTCCTCAAAACAAGGCGGTACATGCCGGAAGCAGGCAGGTCAGTTACCAGGAATTAAATCTGGCCGCAAACCAGCTTGCCGGCCGCTTAATTGAAAGAGGTATACAAAAGGGTGATTTTGTGGGGATTTTACTCAAACGTTCCCCTGAAGTTTATCTTTCCATGCTTGCTATTCTCAAAGCAGGAGCAGCTTATGTACCACTGGATATCGGTTATCCTGAAGACAGGGTGAGCTTTATCCTGGAAGATTGCGGTGCTAAATTTTTATTAAGTGATGAAGCCTGTTCTGCCAGCTTCAAACTTTCCTGCGAAGTAATCCTGGTGGATGACCATTCATTTGCCATTCGTCAAAACAATAACAATT from Pedobacter sp. WC2423 carries:
- a CDS encoding ABC transporter permease codes for the protein MIHIGPYIEEFINWLTSNFGALFNIIKIIVISVVDSVEWVLMFPPFYVIILLVAFLAWKRTGLGVTIFTILGLTLIWAMGYWGQTMATLALILSAAFIALLMGVPMGIWAAKNPLAGKIMRPILDLMQTMPAFVYLIPAVLFFGLGKVPGAFATIIFAMPPAVRLTTLGISQVPKEIVEATRSFGATPGQLLFKVELPLALPTILAGVNQTIMMALSMVVISAMIAAGGLGEVVLKGITQLKIGLGFEGGIAVVILAIILDRITQSFGNTKKKNMA
- a CDS encoding glycine betaine ABC transporter substrate-binding protein; this translates as MKKVISGLLIALTATALYSCGGRAANNKKVTIGYVNWAEGVAMTQLSKVLLEKEGYTVELKNADVAPIFAAVAGGDADIFMDAWMPVTHKEYMDKFGAKLEVLGTNYANARIGLVVPDYVKVNSIEELNANAALFEGKITGIDAGAGIMNKAELAIKDYKLKLELQSASEAAMLAILKKSIDAKKPVVITGWSPHYIFSTYKLKFLADPKGVFGKVETLQTVANKDFVKLNPQVTSFFRNFQLDDAQLGSLMAALNGADDEKAAVEKWLAANTEFAVRMSSFLKTESVK
- a CDS encoding glycine betaine/L-proline ABC transporter ATP-binding protein, producing the protein MSKLKIEDLTLIFGKEKEEALTLLKQGKTKAEILKKTGCTVAVKNASFNIEKGEFFVIMGLSGSGKSSLLRCFNRLIEPTSGSVILNDVNITSLGDKELQNVRKKEMAMVFQNFGLLPHRTVLENVAFGLELQDIPKEQREAKAQEVVEMVSLKGYENQNTSELSGGMQQRVGLARALANDPEILLMDEAFSALDPLIRTQMQDELIDLQEKMHKTIVFITHDLDEAIRLGDRIAIMKDGEVIQIGTPEDILTNPADEYVSSFVEKVDRKSIITAASLMFEKPTVAIFKKDGVEGSLRKMRSSGLTSLPAVSVDKHFLGFVYLKDILELKAKGHQTIEMAIVKDVPVAYPETTVEQMLPFIAENGRAVPIIDRETNKLLGIVAQTSLLIETTGTSWENVNGNSIDNLQNEVI
- a CDS encoding VOC family protein, with amino-acid sequence MKKITPFLWFDNNLEEAIHFYTSIFKNSVIQNISYHGEGGPMPKGSVMSASFHLDGQDFLGMNGGPMFSFTPAISLFVNCHSQEEIDEFWEKLSAGGEKSRCGWLKDKFGLSWQIVPADLSRLLHHNDPEKTARVMNAMLKMDKLDIQALKDA
- a CDS encoding glycoside hydrolase family 43 protein, which translates into the protein MKRILILFACSAFGTCLFAQKKPVKTPGNPIFQGWYADPEAAVFGDKFWVYPTYSAKYEEQVFMDAFSSSDLVTWKKHGHVLDTANFKWAKKAVWAPSITKKGDQYYLFFGANDIQSDQETGGIGIGVADKPEGPFKDYLGKPLIDKFYNGAQPIDQFIFKDKDGQYYLIYGGWGHCNIGKMKPDFTGFIPFEDGKLFKEITPQGYVEGPYMFIRNGKYYFMWSEGGWTGPDYSVAYAVADSPMGPFKRVDKILKQDPKVATGAGHHSIIKHPQTDDYYIVYHRRPLNESNGNHRVTCIDKMEFDTNGLIKPVQITFEGVKSNPIK